The following proteins come from a genomic window of Bos mutus isolate GX-2022 chromosome 21, NWIPB_WYAK_1.1, whole genome shotgun sequence:
- the MAP1A gene encoding LOW QUALITY PROTEIN: microtubule-associated protein 1A (The sequence of the model RefSeq protein was modified relative to this genomic sequence to represent the inferred CDS: inserted 1 base in 1 codon), whose protein sequence is METEAGPGRPRGVAMETSPGLGLRSPGSPPAQNPAEPLREAGAVVAAARWDLRKHSLLIVIGDIATESQLRAVRAHLEQGILSWNIDLSSIDLNQQLRLFITRHLAHFSSEVKGQRTLCHQSEILETVILVNPSADSISSEVHHLLSSPSAHKLLILSGQSLEPGGDLILQSGTYSYQNFAQVLQNPEIAQLLSNRDPGIQAFLTVSCLGEGDWSHLGLSSSQETLHLRLNPEPTLPTMDGVAEFSEYVSETVDVPSPFDLLEPPTSGGFLKLSKPCCYIFPGGRGDSALFAVNGFNILVDGGSDRKSCFWKLVRHLDRIDSVLLTHIGADNLPGINGLLQRKVAELEEEQSQGSSSYSDWVKNLISPELGVVFFNVPDKLRLPDASRKAKRSIEEACLTLQHLNRLGIQAEPLYRVVSNTIEPLTLFHKMGVGRLDMYVLNPVKDSKEMQFLMQKWAGNSKAKTGIVLANGKEAEISVPYLTSITALVVWLPANPTEKIVRVLFPGNAPQNKILEGLEKLRHLDFLRYPVATQKDLATGAVPASLKPSKIKQRADSKESLKATTKTPVGKLAKREEVAEEGAKEARSELAKELAKTEKKAKESSEKPPEKPAKPERVKTESSEALKAEKRKLIKDKVGKKHLKEKISKLEEKKDKEKKEIKKERKELKKDEGRKEEKKDAKKEEKKKDTKPEVKKISKPDLKPFTPEVRKTLYKAKAPGRVKMDKSRATRGEKELSSEPRTPPAQKGAAPLPARELALSSPEDLTQDFEELKREERELLTEQRDEKPLPLDTAEEGLPSTAAQVAPPSVPGLEAEVPVVKEKEVVPDVPEERGSKDRGPDSGAETEEEKDTWEEKKPKEAEGLPDRTEAREESEPEVKEDVIEKAELEEMEELPPSDEEEEEETKAEGFYQKHLQEALKVTPGGKEALGGRELGLQGKAPEKETSSFLSSLATPAGATEHVSYIQDETIPGYSETEQTISDEEIHDEPEERAAPPRFPTGTYDLPGPEGPGPFEASQPADSAVPATASKAYGAPETELTYPPNMVAAPLAEEEHVSSATSITECDKLSSFATSVAEDQSVASLTAPQTEETGKSSLLLDTVTSIPSSRTEATQGLDYVPSAGTISPTSSLEEDKGFKSPPYEDFSVTGESEKRGEMVGRGLSGERALEGEEEEETANVQMSEKLHGQYGPPMFAAPGHALHPGEPALGEAEERCLSPDDSTVKMASPPPSGPPSATHTPFHQSPVEEKSEPQDFQEADSWGDTKSIPGVGKEVAAEETAKPGPDKGALEEEGKASPPRSPQAQEVSISIAGGQAGRTIQLLPEQDKAIVLETVEVEEPAGPVPETEALPGDLRTSLQELGEPQKEEVLQITDRGLSPEEAESLSVLSVVSPDAAKKQDATPRSPCGLTEQRLHTDLWPQGSPEDIRSLSLSEESPSKETSLDISSKQLSPESLGTLQFGELSLGKEEKGPLIQAEDTALHLAPVSIPEARAATASPPTDGTSGYSARADITDESPDGKLPASSFSPTALLGDGRHSPGVITSLGEHILTPDSSLTKSPESLPSPAVEDIVMEWEGKVPKLKDRPPEQKEKGPEPTDEVLQQQGKTLEQRDTVMEQRDTAICRKDEVLEEKDKAGEPQDQAVEQKGRDSEHRETAPDQKDQAPERKDEDLEPKDRGLEHRDTAPDQKDQAPEGKDEDLEPKDRGLEHRDTAPEQKDQAPEGKDEDLEPQDRGLEHRDTALEQKDQAPEGKDEDLEPKDRGLEHRDTALEQKDQASEGKDEDLEPKDRGLEAKDKALEQEDKVPEGKDKILAQKIRDLEHKDTVPKDTVPELKGKALEQKDEASEQDKAPEEKDKAQKDQAPEQKDQALAQKYWALEQKAEALEQTIKATEQKDKFLEEKDKTQEQESPVQEDKTMAPKEKILEEKSPEKVKAVEQKEEAVLEKSKALGLEESPVQEDKAWEKYQKEQDVVQEWRETSPSSREPAGEQKEPARTWEDTSPEQEDTYWRGREDVVLEQDTYWQELSCERKVWFPHELGGPGARPRYTEERESTFLDEGPDDEQEVPPLEHTPQSPWASDFKGFQEPAPQKGLEVERWLAESPVGLPPEEEDKLTRSPFEIISPPASPPEMARQRVLLAPGQESPIPDPKLLPPMRDEPTTRSWLADIPPWVPKDRPLPPAPLSPAPAPPTPAPEPHTPAPFSWGTAEDEGVVAAVQEGAAELEGGPYSPLGKDYRKAEEEREGEVGVPDHSPRSSQVPKAGESHASEEPEQTEPEQREPTPYPDERSFQYADIYEQMMLTGLGPACPTREPPLGAAGDWPPHISTKEEAAGRDTPAEKELSSPVSPHRLQFDTPAFSYAALAGPTVPPRQEPEPGLGMDPSLIPPAVPPRAPIPQSQGPSPPLNGHILSCSPDRRTPSPKEPGRGPWDDSPSDSELEKGAREQPEKEAQSPSPPYPTPAGPSALWPESETRTSPSSDSHLGPARPSLDFPASAFGFSSLQPAPPQLPSPAEPRSAPCGSLAFSGDRALALAPGPPARARHDEYLEVTKAPSLDSSLPQLPSPGSPSTPLLSSLPRPASPVLSEGSSSEATTPVMSSVAERFPPGLGAAEPGSIKLVPGMEAAAHGLWDLAPLSPAPPASLDLAPAPAPSLPGDMDDGTLPCRLECSGAAAKKPSPSQGPSGAGATNGPTETSPKPPGPAPADAEACPAWERGAWPEGAERSPRPDTLLSSEQPPCPGAAPGDQPRSSSPETEAGPQGCAAEPRPHRGELSPSFLNPPLPRSVDDSDPSTEEARLVGRGGRRRAGAPGATGGPCPVADETPPTSASDSGSSQSDSDVPPETEECPSITAEAALDSDEDGDFLPVDKAGGVSGTHHPRPXHDPPPLPQPDPRPAPPRPDVCMADPEGLSSESGRVERLREKEKAQGRVGRRAPGRAKPASPARRLDLRGKRSPTPGKGTADRASRVPPRPRSTPSQVTPAEEKDGHSPMSKGLVNGLKAGPTALGSKGSSGAPVYVDLAYIPNHCSGKTADLDFFRRVRASYYVVSGNDPANGEPSRAVLDALLEGKAQWGENLQVTLIPTHDTEVTREWYQQTHEQQQQLNVLVLASSSTVVMQDESFPACKIEF, encoded by the exons GCCAGAGGACCCTCTGCCACCAGAGTGAGATCCTAGAGACTGTCATCCTCGTAAACCCCAGTGCCGACAGCATCAGCTCTGAG GTTCACCACCTCCTCAGTAGCCCATCAGCTCACAAACTGCTGATCTTGAGTGGGCAGAGTTTAGAGCCTGGGGGAGACCTCATCCTACAGAGTGGCACCTACTCCTATCAAAACTTTGCCCAGGTCCTTCAGAACCCAGAG ATTGCCCAACTGCTCAGCAACAGAGACCCTGGGATCCAGGCTTTCCTCACCGTGTCCTGCTTAGGGGAGGGCgactggagccacctgggactATCCAGTTCCCAAGAGACCTTGCACCTCCGGCTAAACCCTGAGCCCACGCTGCCCACCATGGACGGCGTGGCTGAATTCTCCGAGTACGTCTCTGAGACCGTGGATGTGCCATCCCCCTTCGACCTGCTGGAGCCCCCCACCTCAGGGGGCTTCCTCAAGCTCTCCAAGCCTTGCTGCTACATCTTCCCCGGCGGCCGCGGGGACTCAGCCCTCTTTGCCGTTAATGGTTTCAACATCCTGGTGGATGGTGGCTCTGATCGCAAGTCCTGCTTCTGGAAGCTAGTGCGGCATCTGGACCGCATCGACTCGGTGCTGCTCACCCACATCGGGGCCGACAACCTGCCAGGCATCAACGGGCTTCTGCAGCGCAAAGTGGCAGAACTGGAAGAGGAGCAGTCCCAGGGCTCCAGCAGCTACAGCGACTGGGTGAAGAACCTCATCTCCCCTGAGCTAGGGGTTGTCTTCTTCAACGTGCCCGATAAGCTGCGGCTGCCTGATGCCTCGCGGAAGGCCAAGCGCAGCATTGAGGAGGCCTGCCTCACTCTGCAGCACTTAAACCGCCTGGGCATCCAGGCCGAGCCCCTGTACCGCGTGGTCAGCAACACCATAGAGCCTCTCACCCTCTTCCACAAGATGGGTGTGGGCCGCCTGGACATGTACGTCCTCAACCCTGTcaaggacagcaaggagatgcagTTCCTCATGCAAAAGTGGGCGGGCAACAGTAAAGCCAAGACGGGAATCGTGCTGGCTAATGGGAAGGAGGCTGAGATCTCGGTGCCCTACCTGACCTCTATCACCGCTCTGGTGGTCTGGTTGCCAGCCAACCCCACTGAGAAGATCGTGCGCGTCCTTTTCCCAGGGAATGCCCCCCAGAACAAGATCTTGGAGGGCCTGGAAAAGCTTCGACACCTGGACTTCCTGCGCTACCCCGTGGCCACACAGAAGGACCTGGCCACTGGGGCTGTGCCTGCCAGCCTCAAACCCAGCAAAATCAAACAGCGAGCTGACAGCAAAGAGAGCCTCAAGGCCACGACCAAGACACCCGTGGGCAAGCTGGCCAAACGGGAGGAGGTGGCCGAAGAGGGAGCCAAGGAAGCTCGCTCAGAACTGGCCAAAGAGTTAGCCAAGACCGAAAAGAAGGCAAAAGAGTCGTCTGAGAAGCCCCCAGAGAAGCCCGCCAAGCCCGAGAGGGTGAAGACAGAGTCAAGCGAGGCACTGAAGGCAGAGAAGCGAAAGCTGATCAAAGACAAAGTGGGGAAGAAGCACCTGAAAGAAAAGATATCAAagctggaagagaaaaaagacaaagagaaaaaggagatcaagaaggagaggaaggagctcaagaaggatgaaggaaggaaggaggaaaagaaggatgccaagaaggaggagaagaagaaagacacCAAACCTGAGGTCAAAAAGATTTCCAAGCCAGACCTGAAGCCCTTTACCCCTGAGGTGCGGAAGACCCTCTACAAAGCCAAGGCCCCCGGCAGAGTCAAGATGGACAAGAGCCGGGCTACCCGTGGGGAGAAGGAGCTGTCCTCTGAGCCCCGGACACCCCCAGCCCAGAAGGGGGCCGCACCCCTCCCAGCAAGGGAGCTGGCCTTATCTTCACCAGAAGACCTTACACAGGACTTTGAGGAGTTGAAACGTGAGGAGAGGGAGTTGCTGACTGAACAAAGGGATGAGAAACCGCTCCCCCTGGACACTGCCGAGGAGGGACTCCCAAGCACAGCGGCCCAGGTGGCACCACCCTCTGTCCCCGGGCTGGAAGCAGAAGTACCTGTGGTGAAGGAGAAAGAGGTTGTCCCAGACGTCCCTGAGGAACGAGGCAGCAAGGACAGAGGCCCAGACTCTGGGGCggaaacagaggaagagaaagatactTGGGAGGAAAAGAAGCCAAAGGAAGCCGAGGGGCTCCCTGACAGAACAGAAGCCCGAGAGGAAAGTGAACCTGAGGTAAAGGAAGATGTGATAGAGAAGGCCGAGTTAGAGGAAATGGAGGAGCTGCCCCCTTCcgatgaggaggaagaagaggagacaaAGGCAGAGGGTTTTTACCAAAAGCACTTGCAAGAAGCCTTGAAGGTGACGCCAGGGGGGAAGGAGGCTCTCGGCGGCCGGGAACTGGGACTCCAAGGCAAGGCCCCGGAGAAGGAGACCTCGTCATTCCTAAGCAGCCTGGCCACCCCAGCAGGAGCCACTGAGCACGTGTCTTACATCCAGGACGAGACGATCCCTGGCTACTCTGAGACCGAGCAGACCATCTCAGATGAAGAGATCCACGACGAGCCCGAGGAGCGCGCGGCCCCACCTAGGTTTCCGACAGGAACCTATGACCTCCCTGGGCCTGAAGGTCCCGGCCCGTTTGAGGCCAGCCAGCCTGCTGACAGCGCTGTTCCCGCCACCGCCAGCAAGGCCTACGGAGCACCAGAGACAGAACTCACCTACCCCCCCAACATGGTGGCCGCCCCTCTGGCGGAAGAGGAGCACGTGTCTTCGGCCACCTCGATCACTGAGTGTGACAAGCTCTCTTCTTTTGCCACGTCCGTGGCCGAGGACCAGTCCGTAGCTTCACTCACggccccacagacagaggagacggGCAAGAGCTCCCTGCTGCTTGACACGGTCACGAGCATCCCCTCATCCCGCACTGAAGCCACTCAGGGCCTGGACTACGTGCCATCGGCCGGCACCATCTCACCCACCTCCTCGTTGGAAGAAGACAAAGGCTTCAAGTCACCACCCTATGAGGACTTCTCTGTGACCGGGGagtcagagaagagaggagagatggTAGGGAGAGGCTTGTCTGGAGAGAGGGCCCtggagggggaagaggaggaggagaccgCCAACGTACAGATGTCGGAGAAACTGCATGGTCAGTATGGACCCCCGATGTTTGCCGCCCCTGGGCATGCCCTCCACCCAGGGGAACCAGCCCTTGGAGAGGCAGAGGAGCGCTGCCTCAGCCCAGATGACAGCACAGTGAAGATGGCCTCTCCGCCACCATCTGGCCCACCCAGTGCCACCCACACACCCTTTCATCAGTCCCCAGTGGAGGAAAAGTCTGAGCCCCAAGACTTTCAGGAAGCAGACTCCTGGGGAGATACTAAGAGTATCCCAGGTGTGGGCAAGGAAGTTGCTGCAGAGGAGACCGCCAAGCCAGGGCCTGACAAGggtgcactggaggaggaagggaaggcgTCTCCTCCCAGGAGCCCCCAGGCCCAGGAGGTATCCATCAGCATAGCTGGGGGACAGGCCGGCCGTACCATCCAGCTGCTGCCAGAACAGGACAAAGCCATCGTCCTCGAGACTGTGGAGGTGGAAGAGCCCGCAGGCCCGGTTCCGGAAACAGAAGCCCTACCCGGAGACTTGAGAACCTCACTCCAAGAACTTGGGGAACCTCAGAAAGAGGAGGTGCTCCAGATTACTGACCGAGGCCTCTCCCCTGAAGAGGCAGAGTCCCTCTCTGTCCTCAGCGTGGTCTCCCCAGATGCTGCCAAAAAGCAAGACGCCACCCCGAGGTCTCCCTGTGGCCTGACGGAGCAGCGCCTCCACACAGACCTGTGGCCGCAGGGATCTCCAGAAGACATCCGGTCACTGTCTCTCTCAGAGGAGAGTCCCAGCAAGGAGACCTCGCTGGACATCTCTTCCAAGCAGCTATCTCCAGAAAGCCTTGGCACCCTCCAGTTTGGGGAACTAAGCCTTGGTAAGGAAGAAAAAGGGCCTCTGATACAGGCTGAGGACACCGCTCTCCACCTAGCCCCTGTGTCTATTCCAGAAGCTCGGGCAGCCACAGCATCGCCTCCCACAGATGGGACCAGTGGATACTCCGCACGGGCAGACATCACAGATGAGAGCCCTGATGGAAAATTACCCGCCAGTTCCTTCTCTCCCACTGCGCTGCTAGGAGATGGGAGGCACTCACCCGGAGTGATCACAAGCCTGGGTGAACACATTCTTACACCTGATAGCTCCCTCACCAAGAGCCCTGAGTCCTTACCAAGCCCTGCCGTGGAGGATATTGTCATGGAGTGGGAAGGCAAAGTTCCAAAGTTGAAGGACAGACCcccagagcagaaggagaagggacccGAGCCCACGGATGAAGTCCTTCAGCAGCAGGGCAAAACCCTGGAACAGAGGGACACTGTCATGGAGCAGAGGGACACAGCCATCTGTCGGAAAGATGAGGTTCTGGAAGAGAAGGACAAGGCTGGGGAGCCGCAGGATCAGGCTGTGGAACAAAAAGGCAGAGACTCAGAACACAGGGAAACAGCCCCGGATCAGAAGGACCAGGCCCCAGAAAGAAAAGACGAAGACTTAGAACCTAAAGACAGAGGCTTAGAACACAGGGACACAGCCCCGGATCAGAAGGACCAGGCCCCGGAAGGAAAAGACGAAGACTTAGAACCTAAAGACAGAGGCTTAGAACACAGGGACACAGCCCCGGAACAGAAGGACCAGGCCCCGGAAGGAAAAGACGAAGACTTAGAACCTCAAGACAGAGGCTTAGAACACAGGGACACAGCCCTGGAACAGAAGGACCAGGCCCCGGAAGGAAAAGACGAAGACTTAGAACCTAAGGACAGAGGCTTAGAACACAGGGACACAGCCCTGGAACAGAAGGACCAGGCCTCGGAAGGAAAAGACGAAGACTTAGAACCTAAAGACAGAGGCTTAGAAGCAAAAGACAAGGCCCTAGAACAGGAGGACAAGGTCCCAGAAGGGAAAGATAAAATCTTAGCACAAAAAATCAGAGACTTGGAACATAAAGACACTGTTCCAAAAGACACGGTCCCTGAACTGAAGGGCAAGGCCTTAGAACAGAAAGATGAAGCCTCTGAACAGGACAAGGCCCCAGAAGAGAAGGACAAGGCCCAGAAGGACCAGGCCCCAGAACAGAAGGACCAGGCCTTAGCACAAAAATACTGGGCCCTCGAACAGAAGGCTGAAGCACTTGAACAAACCATTAAGGCCACtgaacaaaaagataaatttctggaagagaaagacaaaactcAGGAGCAGGAGAGCCCTGTGCAGGAGGATAAAACCATGGCACCAAAGGAAAAGATCCTAGAGGAAAAATCTCCAGAAAAAGTCAAGGCTGTGGAACAGAAAGAAGAAGCTGTGCTGGAGAAGAGCAAAGCTCTGGGGCTGGAAGAGAGCCCAGTGCAGGAGGACAAGGCCTGGGAGAAGTACCAGAAGGAGCAGGATGTGGTCCAGGAGTGGCGAGAAACATCTCCAAGCAGCAGAGAGCCGGCTGGAGAACAGAAGGAGCCTGCCCGGACGTGGGAGGACACATCTCCTGAGCAGGAGGACACGTACTGGAGGGGCAGAGAGGATGTGGTCCTGGAGCAGGACACGTACTGGCAGGAGCTGAGCTGTGAGCGGAAGGTCTGGTTCCCTCATGAGCTGGGGGGCCCGGGGGCCCGGCCACGGTACACAGAAGAGCGGGAGAGCACCTTCCTCGATGAGGGCCCGGATGATGAGCAGGAAGTGCCCCCCTTGGAGCACACACCCCAGAGTCCCTGGGCCTCGGACTTCAAGGGCTTTCAGGAGCCCGCACCACAGAAGGGGCTGGAGGTGGAGCGCTGGCTTGCGGAGTCACCAGTTGGGCTGCCACCAGAGGAAGAGGACAAGCTGACCCGCTCCCCCTTTGAGATCATCTCTCCTCCGGCCTCCCCGCCGGAGATGGCTAGACAGAGGGTTCTGCTGGCCCCAGGGCAAGAGAGCCCCATCCCAGATCCTAAGCTCCTGCCACCCATGAGGGACGAGCCCACCACCCGCTCCTGGCTGGCTGACATCCCACCATGGGTGCCCAAGGAcagacccctgccccctgcacccctctccccagctcccgCTCCCCCGACGCCTGCCCCAGAGCCACATACTCCTGCACCCTTCTCCTGGGGCACAGCTGAGGATGAGGGTGTggtggctgcagtgcaggaggggGCAGCTGAGCTGGAAGGCGGGCCATACTCCCCGCTAGGGAAGGACTACCGCAAGGccgaagaagaaagggaaggagaagtgGGGGTTCCTGACCACAGCCCCCGGAGCTCACAGGTCCCCAAGGCCGGCGAGAGCCATGCCTCTGAGGAGCCCGAGCAGACCGAGCCAGAGCAGAGAGAGCCCACTCCCTATCCAGACGAGCGGAGCTTCCAGTACGCAGACATCTACGAGCAGATGATGCTCACGGGGCTGGGCCCCGCCTGCCCCACTAGAGAGCCTCCACTTGGAGCTGCTGGGGACTGGCCCCCCCACATCTCAACCAAGGAGGAAGCTGCTGGCCGAGACACACCTGCAGAGAAGGAGCTTTCATCTCCTGTCTCACCCCATCGCCTCCAATTCGACACTCCGGCCTTTAGCTATGCAGCTCTGGCAGGACCCACTGTGCCCCCCAGGCAGGAGCCTGAGCCGGGGCTAGGCATGGACCCCAGCCTCATCCCACCTGCGGTACCCCCCCGTGCTCCTATCCCCCAGAGCCAAGGCCCAAGCCCGCCGCTGAACGGTCACATCCTGAGCTGCAGTCCAGATCGGAGAACCCCCTCCCCCAAGGAGCCAGGCCGTGGTCCCTGGGATGACAGCCCCAGTGACTCGGAGCTGGAGAAGGGGGCTCGGGAGCAACCCGAAAAAGAGGCCCAGTCCCCAAGTCCCCCGTACCCCACGCCCGCTGGCCCCTCCGCCTTGTGGCCTGAAAGCGAGACACGTACTAGCCCTTCCTCGGACTCACACCTGGGTCCTGCCCGACCCAGCCTGGACTTCCCTGCATCAGCCTTTGGTTTCTCCTCACTGCAGCCGGCGCCTCCACAGCTGCCCTCTCCAGCGGAACCCCGCTCAGCACCCTGTGGGTCgcttgccttctctggggaccGGGCTTTGGCTCTGGCTCCAGGACCCCCCGCCAGAGCCCGGCATGATGAGTACCTCGAAGTGACCAAGGCCCCCAGCCTGGACTCGTCGCTGCCCCAGCTGCCATCACCCGGATCTCCCAGCACCCCTCTCCTCTCCAGTCTGCCGAGGCCCGCCTCTCCCGTGCTGTCTGAAGGCTCCTCCTCGGAGGCCACCACACCTGTGATGTCAAGCGTGGCTGAGCGCTTCCCTCCTGGTCTGGGAGCTGCAGAACCAGGGTCCATAAAGCTGGTCCCAGGAATGGAAGCCGCTGCCCATGGCCTCTGGGACCTCGCTCCTCTGAGCCCAGCACCTCCAGCGTCCCTAGACTTGGCCCCAGCTCCGGCTCCAAGCCTGCCCGGGGACATGGATGACGGCACCCTGCCCTGTCGCCTGGAGTGCTCAGGGGCGGCCGCCAAGAAGCCAAGCCCCTCCCAGGGCCCCTCTGGAGCTGGTGCCACCAATGGTCCAACTGAAACCAGCCCCAagcccccaggccctgccccagcTGACGCTGAGGCCTGCCCTGCCTGGGAGCGTGGGGCCTGGCCTGAGGGAGCCGAGAGGAGCCCCCGGCCTGACACACTGCTCTCCTCTGAGCAGCCGCCATGCCCTGGAGCAGCCCCTGGAGACCAGCCTAGAAGCAGCTCCCCCGAGACGGAGGCTGGGCCCCAGGGCTGTGCTGCTGAACCCCGGCCCCACCGCGGGGAGCTctccccctccttcttgaaccctCCTCTGCCTCGGTCCGTGGATGACAGCGACCCCTCAACTGAAGAGGCTCGGCTGGTAGGGAGAGGGGGGCGGCGCCGGGCAGGAGCCCCAGGGGCCACAGGGGGCCCGTGCCCCGTGGCAGATGAGACACCCCCAACATCAGCCAGCGACTCAGGCTCCTCACAGTCAGATTCTGATGTTCCGCCAGAAACTGAGGAGTGTCCATCCATCACGGCTGAGGCAGCCCTTGACTCAGATGAAGATGGGGACTTCCTGCCTGTGGACAAAGCTGGTGGGGTCAGTGGGACTCACCATCCCAGGC GCCACGACCCGCCCCCCCTCCCTCAGCCAGACCCTCGGCCAGCCCCTCCCCGTCCTGACGTGTGCATGGCTGACCCCGAGGGGCTCAGCTCAGAGTCTGGAAGGGTAGAGAGGCTacgggagaaggagaaggcacaGGGGAGAGTTGGCCGCAGGGCCCCGGGTAGGGCCAAGCCAGCGTCTCCTGCCCGTCGTCTGGATCTTCGGGGAAAACGCTCACCCACCCCTGGTAAAGGGACTGCAGATCGAGCCTCCCGGGTCCCACCCCGACCACGCAGCACTCCAAGCCAGGTCACCCCAGCAGAGGAAAAAGATGGACACAGCCCCATGTCCAAAGGCTTAGTCAATGGACTCAAGGCAGGCCCAA CAGCCTTGGGTTCCAAGGGCAGCTCTGGTGCCCCTGTCTACGTGGATCTCGCCTACATCCCGAATCACTGCAGCGGCAAGACTGCTGACCTTGACTTCTTCCGACGAGTGCGTGCATCCTACTATGTGGTCAGTGGGAACGACCCTGCCAATGGCGAGCCGAGCAGGGCTGTGCTGGATGCCCTGCTGGAGGGCAAGGCCCAGTGGGGGGAGAATCTTCAG GTGACTCTGATCCCTACTCATGACACGGAGGTGACGCGTGAGTGGTACCAGCAGACccatgagcagcagcagcagctgaacgTTCTAGTCCTGGCCAGCAGCAGCACCGTGGTCATGCAGGACGAGTCCTTCCCTGCCTGCAAGATTGAGTTCTGA